A single window of Anaerocolumna chitinilytica DNA harbors:
- a CDS encoding ABC transporter substrate-binding protein has translation MNKSLKIAIGIFILGLIVLASYSLRPLKQLPYSEYENVKDTDSDLIIVGFSQLGSESDWRTANTKSIQRALSKENGFSLIYSNGRQKQENQIKDVRSFIFQEVDYIVIAPETETGWDTVLEEAKEAGIPVIIVDRMIDTADDTLYAAYVGTDKYEEGKKAGLWLEKYLKEQESKDKSSLKKKTYNIAVLEGTLNSTAQIGRSKGFEEIAKTHKEWKILAQESGEFTKAKGKEVMAKYLQEFDDIDILLSQNDDMTFGAIEAIQEDSLTCGVDGKIKIISFDGVSEAFDRMEEGLINVDIECNPLQGQLIANIIERLEKGEVVNKFSYMDEKVFEAENAAAERIGRSY, from the coding sequence ATGAATAAGAGTCTAAAAATTGCGATAGGTATTTTCATCCTTGGATTGATTGTCCTTGCTAGTTACAGTTTGAGGCCATTAAAACAGCTTCCGTACAGCGAATATGAGAATGTAAAGGATACAGATTCGGATTTGATTATTGTTGGTTTCTCCCAGCTTGGTTCGGAATCGGACTGGCGCACGGCAAATACAAAATCCATACAGAGAGCTCTTTCAAAGGAGAATGGATTTTCGCTGATTTATTCCAATGGAAGGCAGAAGCAGGAAAATCAGATTAAGGATGTAAGGAGTTTTATTTTTCAAGAGGTAGATTATATTGTAATTGCCCCGGAAACGGAAACCGGATGGGATACGGTACTGGAGGAAGCAAAGGAAGCAGGTATTCCGGTCATAATTGTAGATCGAATGATTGATACCGCAGATGATACTCTTTATGCCGCATATGTGGGTACGGATAAATATGAGGAGGGCAAAAAAGCAGGACTTTGGCTGGAAAAGTATCTGAAGGAGCAAGAGAGCAAGGATAAGTCTTCCCTGAAAAAGAAAACTTACAATATTGCCGTTCTTGAGGGAACCTTAAATTCGACCGCACAGATTGGGCGTTCAAAAGGGTTTGAGGAAATCGCCAAAACTCACAAAGAGTGGAAGATTCTTGCACAGGAAAGCGGTGAGTTTACCAAGGCAAAGGGAAAAGAAGTGATGGCAAAGTACCTGCAGGAATTTGATGATATTGATATTTTACTGTCGCAAAACGATGATATGACCTTTGGTGCCATAGAGGCAATACAGGAAGACAGCCTGACCTGCGGGGTGGATGGTAAGATTAAAATTATTTCCTTTGACGGGGTGTCGGAGGCTTTTGACAGGATGGAGGAAGGACTCATCAATGTGGACATTGAATGTAATCCGTTACAGGGGCAATTGATTGCAAACATAATAGAGCGATTGGAAAAAGGGGAAGTGGTTAATAAGTTCTCCTATATGGATGAAAAGGTTTTTGAGGCGGAAAATGCCGCTGCAGAACGAATTGGGCGGAGTTATTAG
- a CDS encoding sensor histidine kinase — protein MDMNNGTPIRYPLRWKLFMVAVVIIIPMIILSVYQIAALHNYSTAYDAIVRRITSANDYNLNFKAEMDEGMYKIVVEAETFDSIDDNSDLKNPYKLIEAARNSFTSLREITSSRESLDWIKRILLNLDTLEDRVNEIRDNLKQTGHYEENIEMLESDIYILTELFQEEIQYYIYYETQNFEAIRQILNEQVTKVIVTMIVALASIIITSVLVNIFVTNSITRPIRMLCDKTAMVAKGDFTTRTICENHDELSILSDSFNDMASKLEQQVNRIRLEQENLRHMESKLLQTQINPHFLYNTLDTIIWLIEAEKNKEAIDIVVSLSEFFRIIVSKGRDFITIREEEIHIKSYLQIQQSRYKDILDYEINIPEELYRYQILKLTLQPLIENSLYHGIKMLRARGKITVTGGIWDKVICFHVMDNGIGMEEEELNALRKEIEMPGSKQSTGFGLANVNKRIKLNYGDMYGLDIQSKKGEGTDIIIKIPVSIADNEQREARYE, from the coding sequence ATGGATATGAATAATGGGACCCCAATCCGGTATCCTTTAAGATGGAAGCTCTTTATGGTAGCGGTTGTAATCATTATACCAATGATTATTTTATCGGTTTACCAAATTGCAGCTCTGCATAACTATAGTACGGCGTATGATGCTATCGTGCGAAGGATTACCTCGGCTAATGATTATAACCTCAATTTTAAGGCGGAAATGGATGAAGGTATGTATAAGATTGTTGTTGAAGCGGAAACCTTCGATTCAATTGATGATAATAGTGATTTAAAAAATCCATATAAACTGATAGAGGCCGCAAGGAATAGTTTTACCAGCCTGCGGGAGATTACATCAAGCAGGGAAAGCCTGGACTGGATCAAGCGGATTCTGCTTAATCTGGATACTCTGGAAGACAGGGTTAATGAAATACGTGATAATCTGAAGCAGACAGGCCACTATGAAGAAAATATTGAAATGCTGGAATCTGATATCTATATTCTGACAGAACTGTTTCAGGAAGAAATCCAGTATTACATTTATTATGAAACCCAGAATTTTGAGGCCATAAGACAGATTCTTAACGAGCAGGTAACGAAAGTAATTGTGACAATGATAGTGGCATTAGCTTCTATCATCATTACGTCTGTTTTAGTTAATATCTTTGTTACAAACAGCATTACAAGACCAATCAGGATGTTATGCGATAAGACGGCTATGGTAGCAAAGGGTGATTTTACAACAAGGACAATCTGCGAAAACCATGATGAATTGTCAATCTTATCCGATAGCTTTAATGATATGGCCTCTAAACTGGAGCAGCAGGTGAATCGTATCCGGCTTGAACAGGAAAATTTAAGACACATGGAATCAAAGCTTCTGCAAACGCAGATTAATCCGCATTTTCTATATAATACGTTAGATACTATAATCTGGTTAATTGAAGCAGAAAAAAACAAAGAAGCAATTGACATTGTTGTATCCCTTTCTGAATTTTTCCGAATTATTGTGAGTAAGGGAAGAGATTTTATTACCATACGAGAAGAGGAAATACATATAAAAAGTTACCTGCAAATACAGCAGTCCAGGTATAAAGACATCCTGGATTATGAAATTAATATCCCGGAAGAACTTTACAGATATCAAATTCTGAAACTGACTCTGCAGCCACTCATTGAGAATTCCTTATACCATGGAATTAAAATGTTAAGGGCAAGAGGGAAAATAACAGTTACCGGCGGAATATGGGACAAGGTAATTTGTTTCCATGTAATGGATAATGGCATTGGAATGGAGGAAGAGGAATTAAATGCTTTAAGAAAAGAAATTGAAATGCCGGGCAGCAAACAGAGTACCGGTTTTGGTCTTGCCAACGTCAACAAACGAATTAAACTGAATTATGGAGATATGTATGGATTAGACATACAAAGCAAAAAGGGAGAAGGCACGGATATTATCATTAAAATCCCGGTAAGTATAGCGGATAATGAGCAAAGGGAGGCAAGATATGAATAA
- a CDS encoding response regulator: MYKVFLVEDEIVIREGIKNKIPWEQEGFQIVGDESDGELAYPMIVRERPDILITDIKMPFMDGLELSKLLKKDMPQMKIIIISGYSDFGYAQKAIDIGVSEYLLKPVTSAKLVAAVKNAAEVIDKERKEKQILNQYQLLVYQKHGEKRKEFFNALVSGKMSLSQIIEQEEELGINMVASVFCVLLFQFKGQEDMYEYSDEIVQCEARMTEALRAFSDIRVFERGMDGWAFILLGETEGGINELTLELCDILIHICDNKVHYFGGIGKCVNRVRDLHKSYLDANRAFSLRYFESRDQFVSYIDVHNIKEYIGNRINVRELKLEKLDRALLEDFLKRGTIHDVNEFVDSYFEGFSTNAISSSIFRHYIIMDGYSVIMKFLKTLKYTEEMIYGSLKSLNCVPDQLYGLEECSKLYKTILKETIELRNRNSQKRYAALIDQAKEYILLQFTMSDLTLDKVASKVNVSPNYFSSLFNQETGMTFIEYLTDIRMEKAKEYLRCSGRKITEIGFMVGYQDSHYFSYLFKKTQYCTPSEYRMQGIGGE; this comes from the coding sequence ATGTATAAGGTTTTTTTAGTGGAAGATGAAATTGTAATTCGGGAAGGTATCAAGAACAAGATTCCCTGGGAACAAGAGGGCTTTCAAATTGTCGGAGATGAAAGTGATGGTGAATTGGCATACCCGATGATTGTAAGGGAGCGGCCGGACATTTTGATTACTGATATAAAAATGCCTTTTATGGATGGTCTTGAGCTGAGCAAATTACTAAAAAAAGATATGCCGCAGATGAAAATTATTATTATCAGCGGGTATAGTGATTTTGGATATGCCCAGAAAGCAATTGATATTGGTGTAAGTGAATATCTACTGAAACCGGTAACTTCGGCTAAACTGGTGGCAGCAGTGAAAAATGCAGCAGAGGTGATTGATAAGGAGCGGAAGGAAAAACAAATACTGAATCAGTACCAACTGTTGGTCTATCAAAAGCATGGTGAAAAAAGAAAGGAGTTTTTTAATGCTCTTGTCAGTGGAAAAATGTCTCTTTCACAAATCATAGAACAGGAAGAGGAACTTGGAATTAATATGGTGGCAAGTGTTTTTTGCGTGCTGCTGTTTCAATTTAAAGGACAGGAGGATATGTACGAGTACTCGGATGAAATTGTACAATGCGAAGCAAGAATGACAGAAGCATTGAGAGCATTTTCCGACATCAGGGTATTTGAACGTGGAATGGATGGGTGGGCCTTTATCTTATTGGGTGAAACGGAAGGGGGAATTAACGAGTTGACCCTGGAATTGTGCGATATATTAATCCATATCTGTGATAACAAAGTCCACTATTTTGGCGGAATCGGAAAGTGCGTCAACCGCGTCCGCGACCTGCATAAGTCTTATCTGGATGCCAACAGGGCTTTTTCCCTGCGGTATTTTGAAAGCAGGGATCAATTCGTATCTTATATTGACGTACATAATATAAAGGAATATATCGGAAACAGAATTAATGTCAGAGAACTAAAGCTTGAGAAACTTGACAGGGCTTTGCTGGAGGACTTCTTAAAAAGGGGGACCATACATGATGTGAATGAATTTGTTGACAGCTATTTTGAAGGATTTAGTACAAATGCTATCAGCTCCAGCATCTTCAGGCATTATATCATAATGGACGGATATTCCGTTATTATGAAGTTTCTGAAAACTCTTAAGTATACGGAAGAGATGATTTACGGCAGCCTGAAAAGCTTGAATTGTGTCCCGGACCAGCTTTACGGTCTGGAGGAATGCAGTAAATTATATAAAACTATTTTGAAAGAAACAATTGAACTGCGTAATAGAAATAGTCAAAAAAGATATGCTGCGCTTATTGATCAGGCAAAGGAGTATATTCTTCTTCAGTTTACTATGAGTGATCTTACTCTGGATAAGGTTGCATCTAAGGTCAATGTCAGTCCCAACTATTTCAGCTCACTTTTCAACCAGGAAACCGGGATGACCTTTATCGAATATTTAACAGATATCCGAATGGAGAAGGCAAAAGAGTATTTAAGATGTTCAGGCAGAAAGATAACGGAAATTGGTTTTATGGTAGGATATCAGGATTCCCACTATTTCAGCTACTTGTTTAAAAAAACACAATATTGCACACCATCCGAATACCGGATGCAGGGAATAGGTGGAGAATAA
- a CDS encoding MerR family transcriptional regulator gives MDNCIKIREVSLKYDISARTLRYYEDMGLIKSIRSEDYAYRMYDETSLKRLEQILILRKLNITIKDIQKIFLAPDSSAVLEVLGKKVEGIDEEVALLHELKEIVLQFIHQIETLDFRETSDIKLLYEKARELELRLSEKDNSCQGSDSCEEDSSVTSVDAKNLEDNQRLVVQEENKTSASPELNHFLNVTEKLKRGPEVRIIELPKCRMATSGYDTFDNIIGKFDAWWGEYDKKRRGVSFSPLDFLWFEDGQAVWWMAVEKDATSEDTGGYEIIDFEGGLYAAAISVDGDDDISGRVFEGVKNWLETSGFEMDERTGHRTMCHMIITDNIKKGLGYDQLDIYVPIKLRNK, from the coding sequence GTGGATAACTGTATTAAAATCAGGGAAGTTTCACTAAAGTATGACATTTCAGCCAGAACACTGCGCTATTATGAGGACATGGGACTGATAAAGAGCATCCGCAGTGAGGATTATGCATACCGGATGTATGATGAGACATCCCTAAAGAGGCTGGAACAGATATTAATTCTTAGAAAATTAAATATCACTATTAAGGATATCCAGAAGATATTCCTGGCTCCGGATTCATCAGCGGTTTTAGAAGTTCTGGGTAAAAAGGTTGAGGGTATTGATGAAGAAGTAGCATTACTGCATGAGTTAAAAGAAATTGTTCTGCAATTTATACACCAGATTGAAACATTAGATTTCCGTGAAACCTCCGATATAAAACTACTTTATGAAAAGGCCAGGGAACTGGAACTTAGGCTATCGGAGAAAGATAACAGCTGCCAGGGCAGTGATTCCTGTGAGGAAGATTCCTCTGTAACATCAGTTGACGCTAAAAATTTAGAGGATAATCAGAGGTTGGTAGTTCAAGAGGAGAACAAGACCTCTGCATCTCCTGAATTAAATCATTTCTTAAATGTTACCGAGAAGCTGAAAAGAGGGCCGGAAGTAAGAATCATTGAACTGCCCAAATGCAGAATGGCAACCTCCGGCTATGATACATTCGATAACATTATTGGCAAATTCGATGCCTGGTGGGGGGAATATGATAAAAAGAGAAGAGGAGTCTCTTTTTCCCCCCTTGATTTCTTATGGTTTGAAGATGGGCAGGCTGTGTGGTGGATGGCAGTTGAAAAAGATGCAACATCGGAAGATACAGGCGGTTATGAGATTATTGATTTTGAAGGAGGACTATATGCGGCTGCTATATCGGTGGATGGAGACGATGATATTAGCGGAAGAGTATTTGAAGGAGTGAAGAATTGGCTGGAAACCAGCGGATTCGAAATGGATGAGCGAACCGGTCATCGTACCATGTGCCATATGATCATTACGGACAATATCAAAAAGGGTCTTGGATACGATCAGTTGGATATCTATGTTCCTATTAAACTGCGCAATAAGTAA
- a CDS encoding GNAT family N-acetyltransferase — MTEKNTEKITILEVDLKKNEEALELLEELSNSLEALTGNSGKASFSLEDMQEPRSVFVIAKDCDGKAVGCGAIRSITEEIAEVKRMYSRVKGKGVGAEILSFLEMRAKELGYTTLWLETRRINENAVHFYERNGYLTRENYGKYIGNIEAVCFEKRLDSSLR, encoded by the coding sequence ATGACGGAAAAGAATACTGAAAAAATTACAATTCTGGAAGTTGATTTGAAGAAGAATGAAGAAGCTCTTGAACTGCTGGAGGAACTATCGAATTCCCTTGAAGCTTTAACCGGAAACAGCGGAAAAGCTTCCTTTAGCCTTGAAGATATGCAGGAGCCGCGTTCTGTATTTGTAATAGCAAAAGACTGTGATGGAAAGGCAGTAGGCTGCGGAGCCATTCGGTCTATTACCGAAGAAATCGCTGAAGTGAAGCGGATGTATTCAAGAGTAAAAGGTAAGGGGGTTGGTGCAGAGATTCTCTCCTTTTTGGAAATGAGAGCAAAAGAATTAGGATATACTACTCTTTGGCTGGAAACCCGTAGGATAAATGAAAATGCTGTCCATTTTTATGAAAGAAATGGTTATCTAACTCGAGAAAATTATGGTAAATATATAGGAAATATAGAAGCAGTTTGTTTTGAAAAAAGACTTGACTCTTCCCTTAGGTAA
- a CDS encoding folate family ECF transporter S component — protein MHFFKTLQESSKELKKLNNLLISAMLLALCVVVGLMGTFMIGPFIRISFTDLPIALGSMLFGPVVGGIMGALSDILNFIISPKGPYFPGFTISGILTGLIYGFAFYKKKATLSRIVITKAILIVLVDMLLNTYWLSILMGKGFIILFADRLVKNIIMLPVHAAMLYVILNRLPVIINRGKHTK, from the coding sequence ATGCATTTTTTTAAGACATTACAGGAATCTTCAAAGGAATTGAAGAAACTAAACAACCTGCTTATTTCAGCCATGCTTTTGGCCCTGTGCGTTGTGGTTGGTCTCATGGGAACATTTATGATTGGGCCTTTCATCCGTATCAGTTTTACTGATTTACCCATCGCTCTTGGAAGTATGCTCTTCGGGCCGGTGGTAGGCGGCATTATGGGAGCTTTGAGTGATATTTTAAACTTTATCATTTCTCCAAAAGGTCCGTATTTCCCCGGTTTTACCATTAGCGGCATTTTAACTGGCTTGATTTATGGTTTTGCCTTTTACAAAAAGAAGGCAACCCTCAGCAGAATTGTTATTACGAAAGCCATATTGATTGTATTAGTTGATATGCTGCTGAACACTTACTGGTTATCCATTCTTATGGGTAAAGGCTTTATCATTCTTTTCGCAGACAGATTGGTAAAGAACATTATTATGCTCCCCGTTCATGCGGCAATGCTCTATGTAATACTTAACCGTTTGCCTGTTATAATAAATAGAGGCAAACACACCAAATAA
- a CDS encoding beta-L-arabinofuranosidase domain-containing protein produces MAEGLKKLKLSPFSTSEIHPEGWLLNQLKIQATGLSGNLDKFWPDIRDSKWIGGTAEGWERVPYWLDGFIPLAWLLDDEDMKARATKYIDSIISQQEEDGWLCPVEKEHRNTYDMWALLLILKVLVVYQDASGDERIETVVYKALKAFDLHIDGNTLFNWGSSRWFEGLIPIFWLYERTEEPWLLNLASKLHTQGFDWQALFKHWPYKRPDVKGRWSFMSHVVNNAMMLKSGGLLWRMTGKEEDLNSADSMLRLLDEYHGMVTGVFTGDECLNGTSPVQGTELCSVAELMYSLEILLSISGKSYWADRLEKVTFNALPATFSPDMWTHQYDQQVNQVQCSYQENPVFSTNGGHSHTFGLEPNFGCCTANLSQPWPKFALSTMFRTDNGIAAAAYAPCSLKTEIQSSKVQITMNTNYPFRDKIEFRIITDRMVEFTINLRIPEWTKEPLLQIGEERIMPKPGDFYELKYLWSGDTKFTLTLPMPVEIISRPENLYAVQRGPLIYSLPVGEKWVQINKEMPVHEFPHCDYEIYPTTPWNYGLCVEKEKPEEYIHFEEQPIGEVPFSPEGAPIIATVKGRQIEWPLLNGSAAPVPLALKTSGEIEELKLIPYGCTNLRLTEIPII; encoded by the coding sequence ATGGCAGAAGGTCTAAAAAAACTTAAATTATCACCTTTTAGTACCAGTGAGATTCACCCTGAAGGATGGCTGTTAAACCAGCTGAAAATACAGGCAACTGGACTATCAGGTAATCTTGATAAATTCTGGCCGGATATCAGAGACAGTAAATGGATAGGGGGTACAGCCGAAGGCTGGGAGAGAGTTCCTTATTGGTTAGATGGTTTTATTCCCTTGGCCTGGCTTCTGGATGACGAAGATATGAAAGCCAGAGCTACGAAATACATTGATAGTATCATAAGTCAACAGGAGGAAGACGGCTGGCTTTGTCCTGTTGAGAAAGAACACCGTAATACCTATGACATGTGGGCTCTGCTGCTGATTCTAAAAGTGCTTGTAGTATATCAGGATGCTTCAGGAGATGAGCGTATTGAAACAGTTGTATACAAAGCCTTGAAAGCCTTTGATTTACATATTGATGGAAATACCTTATTTAATTGGGGAAGCAGCAGATGGTTTGAGGGACTTATTCCGATCTTCTGGCTTTATGAAAGAACAGAGGAACCTTGGCTTCTGAATTTGGCCTCTAAGCTTCACACTCAGGGCTTTGACTGGCAAGCATTATTTAAACACTGGCCATATAAGAGACCCGACGTAAAAGGCCGTTGGAGTTTCATGAGTCATGTAGTTAATAATGCCATGATGTTAAAATCCGGGGGCTTGCTTTGGAGAATGACAGGAAAAGAAGAGGATCTAAACAGTGCTGATAGTATGCTCAGGCTTCTTGATGAATATCATGGCATGGTTACCGGAGTATTTACCGGAGATGAATGTTTAAATGGAACAAGTCCGGTACAGGGAACGGAATTATGTTCAGTGGCAGAGCTTATGTATTCCTTGGAGATACTCCTTTCAATATCCGGAAAAAGTTATTGGGCGGACAGACTGGAGAAGGTTACTTTTAATGCTTTGCCGGCAACCTTCAGCCCGGATATGTGGACTCACCAATATGACCAGCAGGTAAATCAAGTACAGTGCAGTTATCAGGAAAACCCAGTATTTAGCACCAATGGAGGCCATTCGCATACCTTTGGACTGGAACCAAACTTTGGATGTTGTACGGCGAATTTAAGCCAGCCCTGGCCAAAATTTGCTCTATCAACCATGTTTAGAACGGACAATGGCATAGCAGCAGCAGCCTATGCTCCCTGCTCTCTAAAAACTGAAATTCAGAGTTCTAAGGTACAGATAACCATGAATACCAACTATCCGTTCAGGGATAAAATAGAATTCAGAATTATAACTGACCGTATGGTGGAGTTTACAATTAATTTAAGAATTCCTGAATGGACAAAGGAGCCGCTTCTTCAAATTGGAGAGGAGAGGATTATGCCAAAGCCCGGAGATTTTTATGAACTAAAATACCTATGGTCTGGTGATACAAAATTCACCCTTACGCTGCCGATGCCTGTTGAGATAATATCCCGACCGGAAAATCTTTATGCAGTGCAAAGAGGACCACTTATTTATTCCTTGCCTGTTGGAGAGAAATGGGTACAGATAAACAAAGAGATGCCAGTGCATGAGTTTCCTCACTGCGACTATGAAATATATCCTACAACACCATGGAATTATGGTCTTTGTGTAGAGAAGGAAAAACCGGAGGAATACATTCACTTTGAAGAACAACCTATTGGAGAAGTACCATTTTCTCCGGAAGGGGCACCGATAATTGCAACTGTAAAAGGAAGACAGATAGAATGGCCCCTATTAAACGGCTCAGCAGCTCCTGTTCCCCTAGCTCTTAAGACATCAGGTGAAATAGAAGAATTAAAGCTTATCCCATATGGGTGTACCAATTTAAGGCTGACAGAAATTCCAATTATCTAA
- a CDS encoding helix-turn-helix domain-containing protein yields MINELHFSIPPWPECTTGSYRFFEDGEKHITRVCDYFVLIIMLENTLYFTENDLDISVSAGEWYIQIPGLKQEGKIGSPAPVYFYLHFNALGVLQDNSLDIIPSAWDSSSFKIPVRGNFDLRYLKPFLDQLDTLLKSRAYDILGKEALFLTILKHLATSNPQSEGLRGFIDKVMEYLALNYNKPLVCSSLSQKFNFTADYITRKMKQYTGITPWQYIQQIRLDRAKELLNSTDYTLASIANLVGYSDLSLFYKAFKKSTGTAPGEWRKQQRQKY; encoded by the coding sequence ATGATAAATGAACTTCACTTCTCCATCCCCCCTTGGCCGGAATGTACTACGGGAAGCTATCGCTTTTTTGAAGACGGCGAGAAACATATCACACGGGTATGTGATTACTTTGTGTTAATTATTATGCTTGAAAATACACTTTACTTTACCGAAAATGATTTGGATATCAGTGTCAGTGCCGGCGAATGGTATATTCAAATCCCAGGTTTAAAACAGGAAGGTAAAATAGGAAGCCCTGCACCGGTGTATTTTTATCTTCATTTTAATGCCTTGGGGGTTTTACAGGATAATTCCTTGGATATAATACCCTCTGCCTGGGATTCTTCCAGCTTTAAAATTCCTGTTCGCGGTAACTTTGATCTTCGGTATCTGAAACCTTTCCTGGACCAGCTGGATACTCTCTTAAAATCAAGAGCATACGATATTTTAGGGAAAGAAGCCTTGTTCCTTACTATACTGAAGCATCTTGCTACTTCTAATCCACAGTCTGAAGGTTTGAGAGGCTTTATAGATAAAGTCATGGAGTATCTTGCTCTAAATTATAATAAACCTCTTGTTTGCAGCAGCTTGTCACAGAAGTTTAACTTTACTGCGGATTATATCACTCGAAAAATGAAGCAATATACAGGTATAACTCCGTGGCAGTATATACAGCAAATCAGATTAGACCGGGCGAAGGAGTTATTAAACAGTACGGATTATACCCTTGCTTCTATTGCAAATCTAGTAGGATATAGCGATCTTTCCCTGTTTTACAAGGCTTTTAAAAAATCCACCGGTACAGCTCCCGGAGAATGGCGAAAACAACAGCGCCAAAAATATTGA
- the tyrS gene encoding tyrosine--tRNA ligase → MSENVYDILLERGFIEQTTHEQEIKELLGKEKVTFYIGFDATADSLTAGHFLTVMAMMHMQRAGHRPIALLGGGTTMIGDPSGKSDMRTIMTKETIQHNADCFYKQLSHFIDFDNDKAIIANNADWLLNLNYVEFLREVGVHFSVNKMLTAECYKQRMEKGLTFFEFNYMIMQSYDFLKLNQLYGCSMQLGGNDQWSNILGGVDLIRRKEQKPAYGLTFKLLTTSEGIKMGKSMKGAVWLDPNKTTPYEFYQYWRNIEDVKVEECLGLLTFLPMDEVRRLGALQDAEINYAKDVLAYEITKLVHGEEEATKAREASKALFGGGMKSEDIPTTYYSEEQFTQGIDLITLMVDGGLAASRSDARRNIQQGGVTVNEVKVTEFDKVFTVGDMDSDGMLLIRKGKKAYHAYKIEA, encoded by the coding sequence ATGTCAGAGAATGTTTATGATATTTTATTGGAACGTGGATTTATTGAACAAACAACCCACGAACAAGAAATAAAAGAATTATTAGGGAAGGAAAAAGTAACCTTTTATATAGGCTTTGATGCTACAGCTGACAGTTTGACAGCAGGACACTTTTTAACAGTTATGGCTATGATGCATATGCAGCGTGCCGGTCACAGACCTATTGCCCTGCTTGGCGGCGGTACAACAATGATTGGTGACCCTTCCGGTAAGTCCGATATGAGAACTATCATGACAAAGGAAACCATCCAGCATAATGCTGATTGTTTCTACAAACAGCTTTCCCATTTTATTGATTTTGATAATGATAAAGCTATTATTGCAAATAATGCGGACTGGCTGTTGAATCTTAACTATGTAGAGTTCTTAAGAGAAGTCGGCGTACATTTTTCCGTTAATAAGATGCTCACTGCTGAGTGCTATAAGCAACGAATGGAAAAGGGTCTTACCTTCTTTGAATTCAATTACATGATAATGCAATCCTATGACTTCTTAAAGCTTAACCAACTGTACGGCTGCTCCATGCAGCTTGGCGGTAATGACCAGTGGTCCAATATCCTCGGCGGTGTTGATTTGATCCGCAGAAAAGAGCAAAAACCAGCATATGGTCTTACCTTTAAGCTCTTAACCACCAGTGAAGGCATTAAGATGGGCAAATCCATGAAAGGCGCTGTATGGCTGGATCCGAACAAGACCACGCCTTATGAATTCTACCAATATTGGAGAAATATCGAAGATGTCAAAGTGGAAGAATGCCTTGGACTGCTTACCTTCCTTCCGATGGATGAAGTAAGAAGACTTGGTGCCCTGCAGGATGCTGAAATCAATTATGCAAAGGATGTCCTTGCTTACGAGATTACAAAGCTTGTACATGGTGAAGAAGAAGCTACAAAAGCCAGAGAAGCCTCCAAAGCCTTATTTGGCGGCGGTATGAAGTCCGAAGATATCCCTACCACCTACTACAGTGAAGAGCAGTTTACTCAGGGAATAGATCTGATTACTCTTATGGTTGACGGCGGTCTTGCTGCTTCCAGATCCGATGCCAGAAGAAATATTCAACAAGGCGGTGTAACAGTAAATGAAGTTAAGGTAACAGAATTCGATAAAGTATTTACAGTCGGCGATATGGATTCTGACGGAATGCTTCTTATCCGTAAGGGCAAGAAAGCATATCATGCTTACAAAATTGAAGCTTAA